In Helicobacter sp. 11S03491-1, a single window of DNA contains:
- a CDS encoding dTMP kinase, producing MYIALEGIDTCGKSTQLSLLKACYPQAIFTKEPGGSPIGAQIREIILKENNPENINNKKKSHLTSVQNATKSYHMDSKTEFLLFLADRAEHTAKVLIPNQGKLILSDRSIISGIAYAQQIPKAKEFNLFATDHIVPDLVIMLKINTSTLQSRLEKKSNDSIELRGIDYLLDIQKNIEQVTNELKSKLVVIDASLPPECIHTQIIKAIEKML from the coding sequence ATGTATATCGCACTGGAAGGGATTGATACTTGTGGTAAATCTACACAGCTCTCTTTGTTAAAAGCTTGCTATCCTCAAGCTATTTTTACCAAAGAACCCGGAGGTAGTCCTATAGGAGCGCAAATTCGTGAAATCATTTTGAAAGAAAATAATCCGGAGAATATAAACAATAAAAAAAAATCCCATTTAACATCTGTTCAAAATGCAACAAAAAGCTACCACATGGATTCTAAAACAGAATTTTTATTATTTCTGGCTGATAGAGCAGAGCATACTGCAAAAGTCCTTATCCCCAATCAAGGCAAACTTATTTTGTCTGATAGAAGTATTATATCAGGCATTGCTTATGCACAACAAATTCCAAAAGCAAAAGAATTTAATTTATTTGCTACTGACCATATCGTGCCTGATTTGGTGATTATGTTAAAAATTAATACCTCTACGCTTCAATCTCGTTTAGAAAAAAAATCTAATGATTCTATAGAATTACGAGGAATTGACTATTTACTTGATATTCAAAAAAATATCGAACAAGTAACTAACGAATTGAAATCCAAACTCGTTGTCATTGATGCC
- the coaD gene encoding pantetheine-phosphate adenylyltransferase — translation MQKIAIYPGTFDPLTNGHLDIIKRSIELFDKVIIAIAKSSSKHPMFALKDRKAMLELATANISKVQCVCFDNLLADFARDNKAKLIIRGLRVVSDFEYELQMGYANASLNDELDTIYFMPTLRNAFISSSIIRSILQHNGKVSHLIPEVVHKYIQELKGE, via the coding sequence ATGCAAAAAATAGCTATTTATCCGGGAACTTTTGATCCTCTTACCAATGGACATCTTGATATCATCAAACGAAGCATAGAACTTTTTGATAAAGTTATTATTGCTATTGCCAAATCAAGCTCCAAACACCCCATGTTTGCCCTCAAAGATCGCAAAGCCATGTTAGAGCTTGCCACAGCAAATATCTCCAAAGTCCAATGTGTGTGCTTCGATAATCTTTTGGCTGATTTTGCCAGAGATAACAAAGCTAAGCTTATCATCAGAGGACTTCGCGTAGTCAGTGATTTTGAATATGAACTTCAAATGGGATATGCCAATGCTTCTTTAAATGACGAATTAGATACGATTTATTTCATGCCAACTTTAAGAAATGCTTTTATTAGCTCTTCTATCATCAGAAGTATTCTCCAACACAATGGTAAGGTCTCTCATCTAATCCCTGAAGTTGTTCATAAATATATCCAAGAATTAAAAGGAGAATAA
- a CDS encoding UbiX family flavin prenyltransferase: protein MKMIAGISGASGVNLGIRLIESIPKEIDLFVIISESAKIVAEKEIGCEIESALDRLIKNGRKMTLFDEDEIGANISSGSFGVDMMAVVPTSMNMLAKISWGIADELISRCASVILKEHKKLLLAPRELPLSSIALENMLRLSHLNVIIAPPILAYYSKISNLESMENFLVGKWLDALNIPNDLYPRWGENPCKK from the coding sequence ATGAAAATGATTGCAGGTATTAGCGGTGCAAGTGGGGTTAATTTGGGTATTAGACTTATTGAATCTATTCCTAAAGAAATAGATCTTTTTGTTATTATTTCTGAGAGTGCAAAAATAGTCGCAGAAAAAGAAATAGGATGTGAAATTGAATCTGCGCTTGATAGGCTTATCAAAAATGGCCGCAAAATGACGTTATTTGATGAAGATGAAATTGGGGCTAATATTTCATCAGGTAGTTTTGGGGTTGATATGATGGCGGTTGTTCCTACAAGTATGAATATGTTAGCAAAAATCTCTTGGGGTATAGCCGATGAATTAATTTCACGTTGCGCAAGTGTTATTCTCAAAGAACACAAAAAGCTTCTCCTTGCTCCAAGAGAGCTCCCTCTCTCAAGTATTGCTCTTGAAAATATGCTTAGACTCTCTCATCTCAATGTCATTATTGCGCCCCCCATCTTAGCTTATTATTCTAAAATATCAAATTTGGAGTCTATGGAAAACTTTTTAGTAGGCAAATGGTTGGATGCCCTAAATATTCCCAATGATCTTTATCCCAGATGGGGAGAAAATCCATGCAAAAAATAG
- the flgA gene encoding flagellar basal body P-ring formation chaperone FlgA yields the protein MIKKIFLFLLVSLNLWANSNISQIKTYLQNAYGEKYKNYHIRIIDISLFIPPNILIENYHIHSIGLDSKYLNKKDGIILLHTSLQNSLLQIPLQYQIKATINVYRSNNTIKTSQDITDTNTFKDTITLDKLNQTPIVASQINQVSAKSYIPPNSIITMDKIQPKILIHKNDNFIGIIKDNHINLQTTLIAKQNGSLGEVIQAINPETKKILRIKVIDINKGEVL from the coding sequence ATGATAAAAAAAATTTTTCTATTTTTGTTGGTAAGTCTTAATCTTTGGGCAAATAGCAATATTTCCCAAATCAAAACTTATCTCCAAAATGCCTATGGAGAAAAATACAAAAATTATCATATCCGCATCATTGATATTTCATTATTTATCCCGCCTAATATTTTGATTGAAAACTACCATATCCATTCTATTGGACTTGATTCTAAATACCTCAATAAAAAAGATGGGATTATTTTGTTGCATACATCTTTGCAAAATTCTTTATTGCAAATCCCCCTGCAATATCAAATAAAAGCTACGATCAATGTTTATCGATCAAACAATACTATCAAAACATCTCAAGATATCACCGATACTAATACCTTTAAAGACACAATTACTCTGGATAAACTAAATCAAACCCCTATTGTTGCTTCACAAATCAATCAAGTCAGTGCCAAATCCTATATCCCTCCTAATAGTATTATTACAATGGACAAAATCCAACCCAAAATCCTCATACACAAAAATGATAATTTTATAGGTATTATTAAGGATAATCATATTAATCTTCAAACTACTCTTATTGCCAAACAAAATGGCTCATTAGGAGAGGTGATTCAAGCTATAAATCCTGAAACAAAAAAAATACTTCGTATAAAAGTTATAGATATAAACAAAGGAGAAGTCCTATGA